The following coding sequences lie in one Bifidobacterium sp. ESL0690 genomic window:
- a CDS encoding histidinol-phosphate transaminase — MTNSIPQELPLRNDLIGEEPYGAPQLDVPVCLNVNENPYAPAPAVVNEIAEDVRKIAPTLNRYPDREHSKLRQAFADYLERESGVKLGVEQLWGANGSNEIMLQLFQAFGGPGRKALGADPTYSMYPEYARDTFTKWITVKRNADFSLNLEALLDAIEREQPSIILLTSPNNPTGTILPMYQLEAVLKAVQNAKVNGAAEGVHPVVVVDEAYIEFRTPGTPTALELLAKYPNLAVSRTMSKAFAFAGARVGYLAASQGIVDCVRIVRMPYHLSAVTQATALAAFKHTDEQLSQVKHLRETRESTAAWLKTQTWHGKPLKVADSQSNFVLFGGSFEDRERIFDELLKRGVLIRVVGPDGWLRVCMGTDEEMARFREALTQVLEMLEKE; from the coding sequence ATGACCAATTCGATTCCACAGGAATTGCCGCTGCGCAACGACCTCATTGGGGAGGAGCCCTACGGGGCGCCACAACTTGACGTGCCGGTGTGCCTGAACGTCAATGAGAACCCGTATGCGCCCGCGCCCGCCGTGGTCAACGAGATCGCCGAGGACGTGCGCAAGATCGCCCCGACCCTAAACCGTTATCCCGACCGTGAGCATTCCAAGCTGCGCCAGGCGTTTGCCGACTATCTTGAGCGCGAGTCCGGTGTGAAACTCGGCGTCGAGCAGCTCTGGGGCGCCAATGGCAGCAACGAGATTATGCTCCAACTGTTCCAGGCTTTCGGTGGACCGGGACGCAAGGCTCTGGGTGCCGATCCGACCTATTCCATGTACCCCGAGTATGCGCGAGACACGTTCACCAAGTGGATCACGGTGAAACGAAACGCCGATTTCTCGCTGAACCTTGAAGCTCTGCTCGACGCAATCGAACGTGAGCAGCCGTCGATTATCCTTTTGACCAGCCCGAACAACCCGACCGGGACCATTCTGCCGATGTACCAGCTCGAAGCGGTGCTGAAAGCCGTTCAAAACGCCAAGGTGAATGGGGCGGCCGAAGGTGTGCACCCTGTGGTTGTGGTGGACGAGGCCTATATCGAGTTCCGCACCCCTGGTACGCCAACTGCGCTGGAATTGCTGGCTAAATACCCGAATCTCGCCGTCAGCCGCACCATGAGCAAGGCCTTCGCCTTCGCCGGCGCGCGTGTAGGTTATCTGGCAGCTTCACAGGGCATCGTCGACTGCGTGCGCATCGTGCGCATGCCCTACCATCTTTCCGCTGTTACCCAGGCCACGGCGCTCGCCGCGTTCAAGCACACCGACGAGCAATTGAGTCAGGTGAAGCACCTGCGTGAGACCCGTGAATCGACAGCAGCGTGGCTTAAGACTCAGACTTGGCACGGCAAGCCGCTCAAAGTCGCGGATTCCCAGTCCAACTTCGTGCTTTTCGGCGGCTCGTTCGAAGACCGCGAACGTATCTTCGACGAGCTGTTGAAACGTGGCGTGTTGATTCGAGTGGTGGGCCCCGACGGTTGGCTGCGCGTGTGCATGGGCACCGACGAGGAGATGGCCCGCTTCCGCGAGGCGTTGACACAAGTGCTGGAAATGCTCGAAAAGGAATAG
- a CDS encoding GNAT family N-acetyltransferase — translation MIAYTHERSITAEQLAAVFDRSGIHRPTKDLARLQAMLDNADVLWTAWDGERLVGVARALTDFSYACYLSDLAVDKDYQRRGIGSGLVDGLLRQLGPDVSLVLLAA, via the coding sequence ATGATCGCCTACACGCATGAGCGGAGCATCACTGCCGAGCAGCTTGCTGCTGTATTCGATCGATCCGGAATCCATCGGCCGACCAAGGATTTGGCCAGGTTGCAGGCAATGCTCGATAATGCCGATGTTTTATGGACGGCGTGGGATGGCGAGCGTCTTGTCGGCGTGGCACGTGCCCTGACCGATTTCAGCTATGCCTGTTATCTCTCGGATCTGGCAGTCGACAAGGATTATCAGCGTCGGGGCATTGGCTCCGGACTGGTGGACGGACTTCTTCGTCAGCTTGGGCCGGATGTCTCGTTGGTGTTGCTGGCCGCGTAA